A single region of the Streptomyces sp. ITFR-16 genome encodes:
- a CDS encoding NUDIX hydrolase: MCGFLRLLGQKSANPPASPGAAVDKGESPSHAAARELREELGITATVGRGLAVDWVSATEFGAPPVMRFPGETVFVYDGGVWDEARIAAVRLPDHEVTAIEFVEPARLPELMAPGDARRALSALRARLDAGGTVLLEDGRPTAPSVLDRAGVLRTARRRSPYDFHPGPAPDHLAVRQSWGWLFAPDGRVLVLLGPDTGSACLPGGTPEPEDGGDPVATLIREADEEAAATLGEPIRLGYLSDPGEPCARLRYAAPLRALGPSRTDPATGHTYIRVLATPEQALELFDWGPQAAGQLAAAHRARELLGIPRAEPRPFTEIDGPADWRRSSDPK; encoded by the coding sequence ATGTGTGGGTTCCTGCGACTCCTCGGCCAGAAATCCGCGAACCCGCCTGCTTCGCCGGGCGCCGCGGTCGACAAGGGCGAGTCGCCCTCCCACGCCGCCGCCCGCGAACTGCGCGAGGAACTCGGCATCACCGCGACCGTCGGCCGCGGGCTCGCCGTGGACTGGGTCTCGGCCACGGAGTTCGGCGCTCCGCCCGTCATGCGGTTCCCCGGCGAGACGGTCTTCGTCTACGACGGCGGGGTCTGGGACGAGGCCAGGATCGCCGCTGTCCGGCTGCCCGACCACGAGGTCACGGCCATCGAGTTCGTCGAGCCGGCCCGCCTGCCGGAGCTGATGGCACCGGGCGACGCCCGCCGGGCCCTGTCCGCACTCCGCGCCCGCCTCGACGCGGGCGGCACGGTGCTCCTGGAGGACGGCCGCCCGACCGCCCCCTCCGTCCTCGACCGCGCCGGTGTCCTGCGCACGGCCCGGCGCCGGTCCCCGTACGACTTCCACCCGGGCCCGGCCCCGGACCATCTCGCCGTGCGGCAGTCCTGGGGCTGGCTCTTCGCGCCGGACGGCCGCGTCCTCGTCCTGCTCGGGCCCGACACCGGCTCGGCCTGCCTCCCCGGTGGCACGCCCGAGCCGGAGGACGGGGGCGACCCGGTCGCGACCCTGATCCGCGAGGCGGACGAGGAGGCCGCTGCCACACTCGGCGAACCGATCCGGCTGGGGTACCTCAGCGACCCGGGCGAGCCCTGCGCCCGGCTCCGGTACGCGGCACCGCTCCGCGCCCTCGGCCCCAGCCGCACGGACCCCGCCACGGGCCACACGTACATCCGTGTCCTGGCGACGCCGGAACAGGCCCTGGAGCTGTTCGACTGGGGCCCGCAGGCCGCCGGCCAGCTCGCCGCCGCCCACCGCGCCCGTGAACTCCTCGGCATCCCCAGGGCCGAACCCCGGCCCTTCACGGAAATCGACGGGCCGGCCGACTGGCGGCGGTCCAGCGATCCGAAGTGA
- a CDS encoding TetR family transcriptional regulator, with translation MPDLPTTPRGAATSRRILDAAAAEFARYGIAGARIERIIAAARTNKAQVYGYFGNKDGLFEAVVADCVDRSTDALPFDADDLPGWAVRLYDENLRRPEMVRLIAWIRLEQRPTGPWFDSSRHEHKLSAIARAQAAGRLRQGDPFDLLTLVIAMASAWSPASSVYTATAEDPAEDHDRRRALLRESVARAVAP, from the coding sequence ATGCCCGACCTGCCAACCACACCGCGCGGCGCCGCGACCAGCCGCCGCATCCTCGACGCCGCCGCCGCCGAATTCGCCAGGTACGGCATCGCCGGCGCCCGTATCGAGCGCATCATCGCCGCGGCCCGCACCAACAAGGCCCAGGTCTACGGCTACTTCGGCAACAAGGACGGCCTGTTCGAGGCGGTCGTCGCCGACTGCGTCGACCGGAGCACCGACGCGCTCCCCTTCGACGCCGACGATCTGCCGGGCTGGGCGGTGCGGCTGTACGACGAGAACCTCCGCCGGCCCGAGATGGTCCGGCTCATCGCCTGGATCCGGCTGGAGCAGCGCCCGACCGGCCCGTGGTTCGACAGTTCCCGGCACGAGCACAAGCTCTCCGCCATCGCCCGGGCCCAGGCGGCGGGCCGGCTCCGCCAGGGCGATCCGTTCGACCTGCTGACGCTGGTCATCGCCATGGCGAGCGCCTGGTCCCCGGCCAGCAGCGTCTACACCGCCACGGCGGAGGACCCCGCCGAGGACCACGACCGCCGCCGGGCCCTGCTCCGCGAGTCCGTCGCACGCGCCGTCGCGCCCTGA
- a CDS encoding class I SAM-dependent methyltransferase has protein sequence MVEHDALHTTRDAYDAAASTYAELFRDSLRDRPLDRAMLDAFAEVVGAGGNGRVADVGCGPGHVTEYLDGLGRGLTVCGIDASPAMIELARRACPGLRFEVGSMAALDLADGALGGVLSRWSVIHTPPEELPPVLAEFHRVLAPGGHLLIGFSATDGAAHPTQAFDHAVAVAYRWWPDHLAELLRAAGLTETARLVREPEPTDPRPFQEVQLLVRKT, from the coding sequence ATGGTCGAACACGATGCCCTCCACACCACCCGCGATGCCTACGACGCCGCCGCCTCCACCTACGCGGAGCTGTTCCGCGACTCACTGCGCGACCGGCCCCTGGACCGCGCGATGCTGGACGCCTTCGCGGAGGTCGTGGGCGCGGGCGGCAACGGCCGGGTCGCGGACGTGGGGTGCGGGCCCGGCCATGTCACGGAGTACCTGGACGGGCTCGGCCGGGGACTGACGGTGTGCGGCATCGACGCCTCGCCCGCGATGATCGAGCTGGCGCGACGGGCCTGTCCGGGGCTGCGGTTCGAGGTGGGCTCGATGGCCGCGCTGGACCTCGCCGACGGCGCGCTGGGCGGCGTGCTCTCCCGCTGGTCCGTGATCCACACGCCGCCGGAGGAACTCCCGCCCGTGCTGGCGGAGTTCCACCGGGTGCTGGCCCCTGGCGGCCATCTCCTGATCGGCTTCTCGGCGACCGACGGTGCGGCCCACCCGACGCAGGCCTTCGACCACGCGGTCGCCGTGGCCTACCGGTGGTGGCCGGACCATCTCGCCGAGCTGCTGCGCGCGGCCGGGCTGACCGAGACGGCCCGGCTGGTCCGCGAGCCCGAGCCCACCGATCCGCGCCCGTTCCAGGAGGTCCAGCTCCTCGTCCGCAAGACCTGA
- a CDS encoding response regulator transcription factor, with protein sequence MRVLVVEDARALAEVVAEGLRDQGMAVDIALDGLAAAAKLELNAYDVVVLDRDLPGIHGDTLCQMITERDDRATVLMLTAAGEPGDRVSGLTLGADDYLAKPFHFPELILRVRALARRRPAARARVLRAAGLELDPVRRTAVRDGRPLDLSAKEFAVLEALLRASPGFLSAEDLLEQVWDENADPFTHTVTVTVGRLRRKLGGPPVITTTTGVGYRIAGAPGV encoded by the coding sequence GTGAGGGTGCTGGTCGTGGAGGATGCGCGGGCCCTCGCCGAGGTCGTCGCCGAAGGGCTGCGGGACCAGGGGATGGCCGTCGACATCGCGCTCGACGGGCTCGCCGCCGCCGCGAAGCTGGAGCTGAACGCGTACGACGTCGTGGTCCTCGACCGCGACCTGCCCGGCATCCACGGAGACACGCTCTGCCAGATGATCACGGAGCGGGACGACCGGGCCACGGTCCTGATGCTGACGGCGGCCGGGGAGCCCGGGGACCGGGTCAGCGGGCTCACGCTCGGCGCCGACGACTACCTCGCCAAGCCCTTCCACTTCCCGGAGCTGATCCTGCGCGTCCGGGCTCTGGCCCGCCGCAGACCGGCCGCCCGGGCCCGCGTGCTGCGGGCGGCCGGTCTCGAACTCGACCCGGTACGCCGCACCGCCGTCCGGGACGGCCGCCCGCTGGATCTGTCCGCCAAGGAGTTCGCCGTACTGGAGGCCCTGTTGCGGGCCAGCCCGGGCTTCCTGAGCGCCGAGGACCTCCTGGAACAGGTGTGGGACGAGAACGCCGACCCCTTCACCCACACGGTGACCGTCACCGTCGGCCGGCTGCGCCGCAAGCTGGGCGGCCCTCCGGTCATCACGACGACGACCGGGGTGGGTTACCGCATCGCCGGTGCGCCCGGTGTCTGA
- a CDS encoding HAMP domain-containing sensor histidine kinase, translating into MGKPGSGTVQRRFTILYAAGFLGSGTVLLALTYVMSGGRVTDTASGQPPPGGTALAAERRIRDLTTQLAEVHAQQSRQLLAASLIALVVMAGLSLLLGRVLAGRVLRPLRLITSATRRISAENLHRRLAVAGPADEVKELADTVDGLLERLEASFVAQRRFVGNAAHELRTPLATMRASLDVAVAKPEPAPQTLVLAGRLRAELDRLDHLLDGFLVLARAQHGTLADRTPVSLGALAREALAARSADAAAKSLGVDDEVRTDAWTRGSPALLSRMVENIVDNAIVHNEEGGRIRITTGPDETGVHLVVETGGPVLDQRQVDRLTRPFERLGAERTGPEGSSGLGLSIVAAIVAAHGGRLALLARPEGGLRVTVALVPAAAPETGTRTPTGGVTR; encoded by the coding sequence ATGGGCAAGCCGGGGAGCGGAACCGTCCAACGGCGATTCACGATCCTGTACGCGGCAGGCTTCCTCGGGTCAGGAACCGTGCTGCTCGCCCTGACCTACGTGATGTCCGGCGGCCGGGTCACCGACACCGCATCCGGACAGCCGCCGCCCGGCGGGACCGCCCTCGCAGCCGAGCGGCGGATCCGGGATCTGACGACCCAGCTCGCGGAGGTGCACGCGCAGCAGAGCCGTCAGTTGCTGGCCGCCTCACTGATCGCGCTGGTGGTGATGGCGGGTCTCTCCCTGCTGCTCGGCCGGGTGCTCGCCGGACGGGTCCTGCGCCCGCTGCGGCTGATCACCTCCGCGACCCGGCGGATCTCCGCGGAGAATCTGCATCGGCGGCTCGCCGTGGCGGGCCCGGCCGACGAGGTCAAGGAGCTCGCCGACACGGTCGACGGTCTGCTGGAACGCCTGGAGGCCTCGTTCGTCGCCCAGCGCCGGTTCGTCGGCAACGCGGCGCACGAACTGCGCACGCCGCTGGCCACCATGCGCGCGTCGCTCGACGTGGCCGTCGCCAAACCGGAGCCCGCGCCCCAGACCCTCGTGCTCGCCGGGCGGCTCCGGGCCGAGCTGGACCGGCTGGACCATCTGCTGGACGGCTTCCTCGTCCTCGCCCGGGCACAGCACGGCACCCTCGCCGACCGGACCCCGGTCTCGCTCGGTGCACTGGCGCGGGAGGCACTGGCCGCCCGGTCCGCCGACGCCGCCGCGAAGTCCCTGGGCGTCGACGACGAGGTGCGGACGGACGCCTGGACGCGGGGGAGTCCGGCGCTGCTGTCCCGGATGGTGGAGAACATCGTCGACAACGCGATCGTGCACAACGAGGAAGGCGGCCGGATCCGGATCACCACCGGGCCCGACGAGACGGGGGTGCACCTCGTCGTCGAGACCGGCGGGCCCGTCCTCGACCAGCGGCAAGTGGACCGGCTGACGCGGCCGTTCGAGCGGCTCGGCGCCGAACGGACGGGGCCGGAGGGGAGTTCGGGTCTCGGGCTGTCCATCGTCGCGGCGATCGTCGCGGCGCACGGTGGCCGGCTGGCCCTCCTCGCCCGCCCGGAAGGCGGTCTGCGGGTGACGGTGGCACTGGTACCGGCCGCGGCTCCGGAGACCGGGACCCGCACCCCCACCGGCGGGGTGACGCGGTGA
- a CDS encoding VOC family protein has translation MPVATYGLVALDCTDPEALAAFYQGVLGGEVKRGSDRWYELHAPGGARLAFQHAPGHRPPAWPRSDLNSQQEHLDFRVTDMEAAQREVLALGAVPLDLDDRDGERGFRVFADPAGHPFCLCRS, from the coding sequence GTGCCTGTCGCGACGTACGGTCTGGTCGCCCTCGACTGCACCGACCCCGAGGCGCTCGCCGCCTTCTACCAGGGGGTTCTGGGCGGAGAGGTGAAGCGGGGCAGCGACCGCTGGTACGAGCTGCACGCGCCGGGCGGCGCCCGCCTCGCCTTTCAGCACGCGCCCGGACACCGGCCGCCCGCATGGCCCCGCAGCGACCTGAACTCGCAGCAGGAGCACCTCGACTTCAGGGTGACGGACATGGAGGCCGCCCAGCGCGAAGTGCTCGCTCTGGGGGCCGTGCCTCTCGATCTCGACGACCGCGACGGCGAACGTGGCTTCCGCGTCTTCGCCGACCCGGCCGGACACCCGTTCTGCCTGTGCCGTTCATAG
- a CDS encoding 4-hydroxybenzoate 3-monooxygenase, whose product MTDTGKDTTVAIVGGGVAGLALANFLLRKGIGCIVLEKHSRAYVEQRQRAGALDAGGVRLLNEWGVGEVVEGGYSHGDSDAPMPLLMDGAKRQWRTGGDDEDDIDGTFCPQQVLVRNLIRIFLRDGGDLRFGARNVTLHDVDSGQPVVRYQDADGTAHAVACDFVAGADGYHGVSRTAVPEDVLTCSTHEFGYAWLSAMTEAPADPLAVLAVHSRGFAAQITRGPNASRLYLQCPLTDTVDVWSDERIWDELEARFGEPVEPKGPITSKQVVPLRGVVFSPMSHGRLYLLGDAAHLISPMSAQGMSLALHDADALARAVIRQAEENDPALLDSYSDTCLNHTWERQASAVWMTQTMHDSGDARYEGEFRKQIARKNLETMLEPPTAPHPAA is encoded by the coding sequence ATGACCGACACCGGCAAGGACACGACCGTCGCGATCGTAGGGGGCGGAGTCGCTGGGCTCGCGCTGGCCAATTTCCTTCTGCGGAAGGGGATCGGGTGCATCGTCCTCGAAAAGCACAGCCGCGCATACGTGGAGCAGCGGCAGAGGGCCGGGGCTCTCGACGCCGGCGGCGTACGCCTGCTGAACGAGTGGGGGGTGGGCGAGGTCGTGGAGGGGGGCTACAGCCACGGGGACTCCGACGCGCCGATGCCGTTGCTGATGGACGGTGCGAAGCGGCAGTGGAGGACGGGCGGTGACGACGAGGACGACATCGACGGTACGTTCTGCCCGCAGCAGGTTCTCGTACGCAACCTGATCAGGATCTTCCTGCGCGACGGCGGCGACCTGCGCTTCGGGGCGCGGAACGTCACGCTGCACGACGTCGACTCCGGGCAGCCGGTGGTCCGCTACCAGGATGCCGACGGCACGGCGCACGCGGTTGCGTGCGACTTCGTCGCGGGGGCCGACGGTTACCACGGGGTCAGCAGGACGGCCGTCCCCGAGGACGTCCTCACCTGCTCCACCCATGAGTTCGGCTACGCCTGGCTGAGCGCGATGACGGAAGCGCCGGCGGACCCCCTGGCGGTGCTGGCCGTGCATTCGCGCGGCTTCGCCGCGCAGATCACGCGCGGCCCGAACGCGAGCCGCCTCTACCTGCAGTGCCCGCTCACCGACACCGTCGACGTGTGGTCCGACGAGCGGATCTGGGATGAGCTGGAGGCACGCTTCGGCGAGCCCGTGGAACCCAAGGGGCCGATCACGAGCAAGCAGGTCGTGCCGCTGCGGGGAGTGGTCTTCAGCCCCATGAGTCACGGCCGGCTCTACCTGCTCGGGGACGCGGCCCACCTCATCTCCCCGATGAGCGCGCAGGGCATGAGTCTCGCCCTCCATGACGCCGACGCGCTTGCCCGCGCGGTCATCCGGCAGGCCGAGGAGAACGACCCGGCTCTGCTGGACAGCTACTCCGACACCTGCCTGAACCACACATGGGAGCGCCAGGCGTCCGCGGTCTGGATGACCCAGACCATGCACGACTCCGGTGACGCCCGCTACGAGGGGGAGTTCCGCAAGCAGATCGCCCGGAAGAACCTGGAGACCATGCTGGAGCCGCCGACGGCACCCCACCCTGCCGCGTAG
- a CDS encoding AraC family transcriptional regulator, whose product MPKSRQAAPGSAESPQGMPSGAGWLPHGYALDPHTHEAGQLVYAAAGTLATTTERGTWVAPANRVTWTPPGFAHSHRFYGRTDARLLTVPVELCGGLRAYPSVFAVSPLLREAVLALTGERPERRPGAHRRLLAVVIDELSDTPEQSLHLPEPKDDRLRAVTDLLHADPARPATLGDLGRAAGAGERTLSRLFHAELGMSFRRWRTTLRIHHALAYLAEGRSVTDTAMACGWSNPSSFIDAFHDVVGQTPGSYQADLRNSPEVP is encoded by the coding sequence ATGCCGAAAAGTCGCCAGGCCGCGCCAGGGTCCGCAGAGTCGCCGCAGGGCATGCCCAGTGGTGCCGGATGGCTGCCGCACGGCTATGCGCTCGACCCCCACACCCATGAGGCGGGTCAGCTCGTCTACGCGGCCGCCGGAACGCTGGCCACCACCACCGAACGCGGCACCTGGGTGGCGCCGGCCAACCGCGTCACGTGGACCCCGCCCGGCTTCGCCCACTCCCACCGCTTCTACGGGCGTACCGACGCGCGCCTGCTGACCGTTCCCGTCGAGCTGTGCGGCGGACTCCGCGCGTATCCCAGCGTCTTCGCCGTCAGCCCGCTGCTGCGCGAGGCCGTACTGGCCCTGACCGGCGAACGGCCCGAGAGGCGCCCCGGTGCCCATCGGCGGCTGCTCGCCGTCGTCATCGACGAACTGTCTGACACCCCCGAGCAGTCCCTGCACCTGCCCGAACCCAAGGACGACCGGCTGCGCGCCGTCACCGACCTCCTGCATGCCGACCCCGCCCGGCCCGCGACCCTGGGGGACCTCGGGCGTGCCGCAGGGGCCGGTGAACGCACCCTGAGCCGGCTGTTCCACGCCGAGCTCGGGATGAGCTTCCGCCGGTGGCGCACCACCTTGCGTATCCACCACGCCCTGGCGTACCTGGCGGAGGGCAGGTCCGTCACCGACACGGCGATGGCCTGCGGGTGGTCGAACCCGTCCAGCTTCATCGACGCCTTCCACGACGTCGTCGGTCAGACCCCGGGCAGCTATCAGGCGGACCTGCGCAACAGTCCCGAGGTGCCGTAG
- a CDS encoding DUF2975 domain-containing protein: protein MGRLTVRALRAVLVVVLAGTVFVQGGMVWTLVSGNDPEDGTLPLTSLRVITILGMVAVQVALVCVWRLVTMVRRGTVFSHTAFQYVDIMTGAIAAAALVWFAVTAVNAPGQREDPGVTVIMGGIGVAVLGVALIVHLLRMLLAQAVARDVEATQMQAELDEVI from the coding sequence GTGGGAAGACTGACAGTGCGTGCGTTGCGCGCCGTGCTCGTGGTGGTGCTCGCCGGGACGGTGTTCGTCCAGGGCGGGATGGTGTGGACCTTGGTCAGCGGGAACGACCCGGAGGACGGAACGCTTCCGCTGACCTCGCTGCGCGTGATCACGATCCTGGGCATGGTGGCGGTCCAGGTCGCCCTGGTCTGCGTATGGCGGCTGGTGACGATGGTGCGCCGGGGAACGGTGTTCTCCCACACCGCCTTCCAGTACGTGGACATCATGACCGGCGCGATCGCGGCGGCCGCCCTGGTGTGGTTCGCGGTCACGGCCGTCAACGCGCCGGGGCAGCGGGAGGATCCGGGCGTCACCGTCATCATGGGCGGGATCGGGGTGGCCGTCCTGGGGGTGGCACTCATCGTGCACCTCCTGCGGATGCTGCTCGCCCAGGCCGTGGCGCGCGATGTCGAAGCGACGCAGATGCAGGCCGAGCTGGACGAGGTGATCTGA
- a CDS encoding helix-turn-helix transcriptional regulator, with protein sequence MPIAVDIDVMLARRKMSVGELAERVGITPANLAVLKNGRAKAVRFATLAALCEALMCQPGDLLRWEAEDDADDAYEVGVTTPDTTAP encoded by the coding sequence ATGCCGATCGCCGTCGACATCGACGTGATGCTCGCCCGGCGGAAGATGTCCGTGGGAGAGCTCGCGGAACGCGTGGGGATCACCCCCGCCAACCTGGCGGTGCTCAAGAACGGCCGCGCCAAGGCAGTCCGCTTCGCCACGCTCGCCGCGCTCTGCGAGGCGCTCATGTGCCAGCCGGGCGACCTGCTGCGCTGGGAGGCCGAGGACGATGCCGATGACGCGTACGAGGTGGGCGTGACAACGCCCGACACCACCGCCCCCTGA
- a CDS encoding GNAT family N-acetyltransferase, producing the protein MSDPRALAWPPAPIKTERLVLRESEARDRALVIELNASAEVGTYLGGPQPRAELERAVPEVPGRRPGFFVVELGGAAIGTIQLDPHGPDRPTGRLEAGKTELGYLFLPEAWGRGYATEACAAALDWFAGALPGEPVVLYTQTANVRSMRLAARLGFTELERFEAYGAEQWFGARSSAAPPA; encoded by the coding sequence ATGAGCGACCCACGCGCCCTCGCCTGGCCGCCTGCCCCGATCAAGACCGAGCGGCTCGTGCTCCGGGAGTCCGAGGCCCGGGACCGTGCGCTGGTCATCGAGCTGAACGCTTCGGCGGAGGTGGGCACCTACCTTGGTGGCCCTCAGCCGCGTGCCGAGCTCGAACGCGCGGTGCCCGAGGTGCCCGGGCGGCGTCCCGGCTTCTTCGTGGTCGAGCTGGGCGGGGCGGCCATCGGCACGATCCAGCTCGACCCGCACGGCCCCGACCGCCCGACCGGCCGTCTGGAGGCGGGGAAGACCGAACTCGGCTACCTGTTCCTGCCGGAGGCGTGGGGGAGGGGGTACGCCACCGAGGCGTGCGCGGCTGCACTCGACTGGTTCGCCGGCGCGCTCCCCGGTGAGCCGGTGGTGCTCTACACCCAGACCGCCAACGTCCGCTCGATGCGCCTCGCGGCGAGGCTCGGGTTCACCGAGCTGGAGCGATTCGAGGCGTACGGCGCCGAGCAGTGGTTCGGCGCCCGGTCCTCGGCAGCGCCGCCCGCCTGA
- a CDS encoding helix-turn-helix transcriptional regulator, with translation MDRAALADFLRRRREALQPQDVGLPLGARRRAHGLRREEVASLAVMSTDYYTRLEQQRAPRPSEHILASLARALRLTGDERDYLYRIAGHNAPTSLSNSPHVTPALLRVFDRLVDTPALILTDLGETLVQNSMAAALYGDTSHLTGFARSSVYRWFTDPAARSLYPEADRDRQSRIQVANLRAAHGIRGPQSRAGELVQALSRASEEFAELWARHEVSQRFEDHKTLVHPEVGAIEVDCQALFTEDQSQVLLVLTAVPRTEDAEKLRLLAVLGQDRFAPSEQ, from the coding sequence ATGGACCGTGCCGCACTCGCCGACTTCCTGCGCCGCCGCCGCGAGGCACTTCAGCCGCAGGACGTCGGTCTTCCCCTGGGCGCCCGCCGACGGGCCCACGGCCTGCGACGCGAGGAAGTCGCCTCCCTTGCCGTGATGTCGACCGACTACTACACCCGGCTGGAGCAGCAGCGCGCACCACGGCCCAGTGAGCACATCCTGGCCTCGCTCGCCCGGGCGCTGCGGCTCACCGGCGACGAGCGCGACTACCTCTACCGGATCGCCGGGCACAACGCGCCGACCTCACTGTCGAACTCGCCCCATGTCACACCCGCGCTACTACGTGTGTTCGACCGCCTTGTCGACACACCGGCGCTCATCCTGACCGACCTCGGCGAGACTCTGGTACAGAACAGCATGGCCGCCGCCCTGTACGGCGACACCTCGCACCTGACGGGCTTCGCGCGCAGTTCGGTCTACCGCTGGTTCACCGATCCCGCGGCGCGCTCCCTGTACCCCGAGGCCGACCGGGACCGGCAGAGCCGGATCCAGGTCGCGAATCTGCGCGCCGCCCACGGGATCCGGGGCCCGCAGTCCCGGGCCGGAGAACTCGTACAGGCCCTGAGCAGGGCGAGCGAGGAGTTCGCCGAGCTGTGGGCCCGCCACGAGGTTTCCCAGCGCTTCGAGGACCACAAGACGCTCGTCCATCCCGAGGTCGGGGCGATCGAGGTCGACTGCCAAGCGCTGTTCACCGAGGACCAGTCCCAGGTACTGCTCGTGCTGACCGCCGTACCACGGACCGAGGATGCGGAGAAACTGCGTCTGCTCGCCGTGCTCGGGCAGGACCGCTTTGCTCCGTCGGAACAGTAG
- a CDS encoding SDR family NAD(P)-dependent oxidoreductase — MNISGNTIFIPGSTSGIGLALALELQSRGNTVIVGGRRTELLERIAAEHPGIDTVQIDTADAASIDAAAKHVVARHPKLNVLVPMAGVMLAEDWHHPSSFLATAESTITTNVLGPIRLIGAFIEHLQAQPDATIMTVSSGLAFTPLKITPSYNASKAAIHMLSESIRLQLADTSVKIVELEPPAVRTPLMPGHEDNEAAMPLDEFVTEVIGLIEAQPDAKELQVERVKFLRYGEARGDYDQVVEALNTADPHGK; from the coding sequence ATGAACATCTCCGGAAACACCATCTTCATCCCGGGCTCCACCAGCGGTATCGGGCTGGCCCTCGCCCTCGAGCTGCAGAGCAGGGGGAACACGGTCATCGTGGGCGGCCGGCGCACCGAGCTGCTGGAACGCATCGCGGCCGAGCACCCCGGCATCGACACCGTGCAGATCGACACGGCGGACGCAGCGAGCATCGACGCGGCAGCGAAGCACGTAGTGGCCCGTCATCCGAAGCTCAACGTCCTCGTACCCATGGCCGGCGTGATGCTCGCCGAGGACTGGCACCACCCGTCGTCGTTCCTCGCCACGGCCGAGTCCACGATCACGACCAATGTGCTCGGCCCGATCCGCCTCATCGGCGCGTTCATCGAGCACCTCCAGGCACAGCCGGACGCCACGATCATGACCGTATCGTCGGGCCTGGCATTCACTCCCCTGAAGATCACGCCGAGCTACAACGCGTCGAAGGCCGCCATCCACATGCTCAGCGAGTCCATCCGGCTGCAGCTCGCCGACACGTCGGTGAAGATCGTGGAACTGGAGCCGCCCGCCGTCCGCACCCCCCTCATGCCGGGCCACGAGGACAACGAGGCGGCCATGCCGCTCGACGAGTTCGTCACCGAGGTGATCGGCCTGATCGAAGCGCAGCCCGACGCGAAGGAGCTCCAGGTCGAGCGCGTGAAGTTCCTCCGCTACGGCGAGGCCCGCGGCGACTACGACCAGGTCGTCGAGGCTCTCAACACCGCAGACCCGCACGGGAAGTAG
- a CDS encoding NADP-dependent oxidoreductase, translating into MKAVQFSEYGGPEVLNLVDLPDPHPGPGQVRIKVHAVGISGTDWKLRAGELSFGATLPQTTGTDVAGVVDEIGEGVSDVAVGDRVFGVSDNGAGAAELALLTFRAPIPAPLGFVDAAALPVALETATRALDRLGVTDGMSVFINGASGGIGSTAVQLAVARGARVIGAAGAANQNYLRLLGAEPVTYGAGMTERVRALAPDGVDAALDVAGSGVLAELIDLAPGAGDVITLADFQGAKDHGVHFSNGFQDGHAFHALHTIGGLIETGRFWLPVDKTLPLADIAEAHRISEQGRVRGRLVLVVG; encoded by the coding sequence ATGAAAGCCGTCCAGTTCAGCGAGTACGGGGGCCCCGAGGTCCTGAACCTCGTGGACCTCCCCGACCCCCACCCCGGCCCCGGGCAGGTCCGCATCAAGGTCCACGCCGTAGGCATCAGCGGCACCGACTGGAAACTGCGCGCCGGTGAACTCTCCTTCGGAGCCACGCTCCCGCAGACCACCGGCACAGACGTCGCCGGCGTGGTCGACGAGATCGGCGAAGGCGTGAGCGACGTGGCCGTCGGCGACCGCGTCTTCGGCGTCTCCGACAACGGCGCCGGCGCGGCCGAGCTGGCGCTGCTCACGTTCCGGGCGCCCATCCCCGCCCCGCTCGGCTTCGTGGACGCCGCGGCCCTGCCTGTCGCCCTGGAGACCGCCACCCGCGCCCTCGACCGGCTCGGCGTCACCGACGGCATGTCCGTGTTCATCAACGGCGCCTCAGGAGGAATCGGCAGTACCGCGGTCCAGCTGGCGGTCGCCCGCGGCGCCCGTGTGATCGGCGCGGCCGGCGCCGCCAACCAGAACTACCTGCGCCTGCTCGGCGCGGAGCCCGTCACCTACGGCGCCGGCATGACCGAGCGCGTACGCGCCCTCGCCCCCGACGGGGTGGACGCCGCACTGGACGTGGCGGGAAGCGGCGTCCTGGCCGAGCTGATCGACCTCGCTCCCGGAGCCGGTGACGTCATCACCCTCGCCGACTTCCAGGGCGCCAAGGACCACGGCGTCCACTTCAGCAACGGATTCCAGGACGGCCACGCCTTCCACGCCCTGCACACGATCGGCGGACTCATCGAGACCGGCCGATTCTGGCTCCCCGTCGACAAGACCCTCCCTCTCGCGGACATCGCCGAAGCCCACCGGATCAGTGAACAGGGCCGGGTCCGCGGCAGGCTGGTCCTGGTCGTCGGCTGA